The DNA sequence AAGTGCAATAAGGGCGTATTTTGACGAAAATCATGCTTGTCAGATAATTTGACCTACCTTAGTATAAAGCTTATTTTATTGATTAGGTATATTCACTGATTGAATAAAGAGAGTTTGTTTTATAAAATTAACAACGAAAAACCATTTTCGTTCGGGAGGAGTTGATAGCGCTTACAATTCGCTAGTTTATAAGTGTGTTTAGAAACTAAAACGATTTCGTCTCTAAAGTCTGTAAAAAAATTTTAGGAGGAAAAGATGAAAAAACTAACGACTATTTTTATTGTATTTACGTTAGCATTATTATTTGTTGGAAACTCTACTTCTGCAAATAATGGTTCCGTTGTTGAGCAAAATGGTCAATTAAGTATTCAAAACGGTCAATTAGTGAATGAACATGGAGACCCGGTACAGCTAAAGGGAATGAGTTCACATGGATTACAATGGTATGGACAATTTGTAAACTACGATAGTATAAAGTGGTTAAGAGACGATTGGGGAATAACCGTATTCCGAGCAGCGATGTATACATCTTCAGGAGGGTATATTGAAGATCCTTCAGTAAAAGAAAAAGTAAAAGAGGCTGTTGAAGCTGCGATTGATCTCGGAATATATGTCATTATTGACTGGCATATTCTTTCTGATAATGACCCGAACATTTATAAGGAAGAAGCAAAAGAGTTTTTTGATGAAATGTCTGCACTTTATGGGGATTATCCGAATGTCATTTATGAGATTGCGAATGAACCAAACGGACATAATGTAAGATGGGATAGCCATATTAAACCATATGCAGAGGAAGTAATCCCAGTAATCCGTGCAAACGATCCTAATAATATTGTCATTGTTGGGACAGCAACTTGGAGTCAGGATGTACACGAAGCAGCTGATAACCAACTAGATGACCCGAATGTAATGTATGCGTTCCACTTCTACGCTGGAACACATGGTCAGCAATTAAGAAATCAAGTTGACTATGCTTTAAGTCGAGGAGCAGCGATATTCGTTAGTGAGTGGGGAACGAGTGCGGCTACGGGTGATGGTGGCGTATTTTTAGATGAAGCCCAAGTGTGGATTGACTTTATGGATGAGAGAAATTTAAGCTGGGCAAACTGGTCTTTAACACATAAAGATGAGTCATCTGCAGCGTTAATGCCTGGTGCAAACCCAACTGGTGGGTGGACAGCGGCTGAATTGTCTCCATCTGGTGCATTTGTGAGGGAAAAAATAAGAGAATCAGCGTCTATTCCGCCAAGCGATCCAACACCTCCATCTGATCCAGATCCAGGTGAGCCGGACCCAACGCCACCAAGTGATCCAGGGGAGTATCCAGCATGGGATCCAAATCAAATTTACACAAATGAAATTGTGTATCATAACGGTCAGTTATGGCAAGCGAAATGGTGGACACAAAATCAAGAGCCGGGAGCTAATCAATATGGGCCATGGGAGCCTTTAGGAGATGCTCCTCCAAGTGAACCGAGCGATCCACCACCACCATCAGAACCAGAGCCGGACCCAGGAGAACCAGATCCAGGTGAGCCAGACCCAGGAGAACCGGATCCAACGCCACCAAGTGATCCAGGAGAGTATCCAGCATGGGACCCAACGCAAATTTACACGAATGAAATTGTTTACCATAACGGACAATTGTGGCAAGCAAAATGGTGGACACAAAATCAAGAACCCGGATATCCTTATGGACCATGGGAGCCGTTAAACTAACATATTAATCATAAATGAAAAGGTGCTCAGCAAAGAGGAGCACCTTTTCTAACAAAACTTTAGTCCTTCGCTCTAACAAGAGGCATAGTACAACATCTAAAAGATCCACCGGACTTAATAATTTCTGTAATATCGACTTCTATCACTTCATAACCACGAATACGAAGCTGCTGATTGACTTCTCTATTTATAGGTAAGCTAACAATTCTTTTTTTACCAATAGAAAGTACGTTTGTTCCAAGTGTGAACTGCTCTTCTTCATTTACTTCAATTAAATCAAAATGCTTTGCTAATATCTTTTCTTCCTTTTTGTCAAAAGCTCGTGGGAAATATAACGCTTCATTCTCTGAAATAATATTGAACACACAATCTAAGTGTAAATATTTTTCAGTAAAAGGTACGGTTATTACTTCGTACTCGTGTAAAAGCTTTTGGATATGGTTAATGGCATTTTGGTTCGTTCTATTGCTTAATCCAATAAATATTTGATGTCCATTAATAATGACATCGCCACCTTCTACCATATCTCCTAACAAATTATAATAAGGAATTTCTTTGGATTCTAGCCATTCCTTTAGAATGTTTTCCTCCCCTATTCTAGCACCATGTGCCATCTCTGCTACAAAGGTTGTTTGACCTAAGGTGAAACCAATGTCACGAGTAAATACTTGTTCTGGATATTTAGAATTTGGAGGAAGTAATATCACTTCAACACCATGCTTTTCTAATGCTTTGACAAAATGTTGATGTTGTTCCATTGCTAATTCAATATGAAGACCTTCGTTTGCAAAATGCTTTTGTGTATCATTTATTTGTTCGCGGATATGCATATGTTTAGGTTCACACAATACAACACGTTTTAACGTGTCGTATTCTGTACGGCAATATGTTTTATCTGTTTGTTTAGATAAGATTGACATGAAAAATCCCCCAATGTAGAACAAGTTATATTTATTATTTCCTACATAGGACTAGTTATGAGAAATGATCATTCATTGTTATAAGGAAATTAAAGGATAATGAGGAGAGTTTCAGCTTAAGGGTAACTATACCAAGCTTTATCGAGGGTGAAATGAAAAAATGTAGAGGCTGATCTAATGTGTGAAGCGACATTTGAACAGCCTCTATATGATAAGTGTACATTAAAAATTTGATTCGTTTGCTTGCTGTTCCTTCTCGTACTGTTCCTTCATCTTTTCCCAATTTATTTGTAGCAAAAGACTAATATTATAATAAACAGCAGCAGCAGCCAAACCGATAACAATGCTCAATAATGAATCGCCAAGTGTAAAGAAGAAGTTTCCATTTGCTAAAGACGTAATTGCGGAATAAACCATTGCTACAGCAATACCTGCTAATGCATACAAAGCAAAGTTTCTACAATACGCTTCAAGCTTTGTTCTAACTTCAGTATTCCGATTTTTAACAAAGAAATCCACAATATATGTCGCAGGAATACCACCAAGAATAAATACAGGGGCGGTATAGAAAGAATAAATACCTAAAAGTAAACCAAAACCGAGCTGTTCACCACTACTAAACAAGTACGTATAGCCAGCTAAAATAGCGCTGAAAATAACAACTGAAAGTACAGATATGAAAAATCTGTGAATAAATTTTGACATTATTGTGAACCTCCTTTTTATATATCGTATACGATCAAAAAAAATACGTAAATGATTTTGCTCACATTTTATAAAAACATTTTAATAATAATTATTGGACAATGACTATCATTACTTACCTTTTAAAAACATACATATAAATGAAAGTGTTGTTTAGAGAAAGGGCATTTTCATTCCTTTATTCATTGTAGTGGTGATATACTGACATTATAGTACCGTGATCGTGATTAAACCCTTTGGAGGACAAGTTAATGAAACGGTGTAGACTAATTTATAACCCTTCCTCTGGGAGGGAACAAGTGAAAAAACAATTACCTTATATACTAGAACAGCTAGAAATAACTGGCTATGAAACATCCACACATGCTACTACTGGCAAAGACTGTGCTAAAAAAGCAGCTAGGTTAGCTGCTGAACGAGGTTTTGACCTTGTCATTGCCGCTGGTGGAGACGGAACAATAAATGAAGTTGTGAATGGTCTAGCAGAACAGCCTAATCGCCCGATGCTTGGTGTTATTCCAGCAGGAACTACAAACGATTTTGCTAGAGCGTTGCACATACCAAGAGACATTCGTGAAGCGACAGATGTATTATGTAATGGTACTGAGCAATATGTTGATGTTGGAAAAGTCGGTGGACAATTTTTTATTAACATTGCTGGGGCTGGAACACTTACAGAATTAACGTATGAAGTTCCAAGTAAATTAAAGACGATGATTGGACAAGTAGCCTATTATGTAAAAGGTTTTGAAAAATTACCTCGAATTCGTCCAACGGAAGTAACAATAGAATATGATGGAAAGTGGTTCGAAGGAGAAATCATGTTATTTTTAGTATCGAATACGAACTCGGTTGGTGGTTTCGAGAAGCTTGCACCAAAAGCTTATTTAAATGATGGGCTATTCGATCTTTTAATATTGAAGAAAACAAATTTGGCTGATGTAGTCAGGGTGGTTAGTGCGGCACTGCGAGGAGAGCATATCCATGATGATTGCGTAATATATGTGCAAGCTAGCAGAATCAAGATTCATTCTAAAACTGAAATGCACTTAAACCTTGATGGAGAATACGGGGGAGACTTACCAGGAGAATTTACTAATTTACACAATCATATCAAAATGATTGTACCAAATAAAAAACTGGCTGTTTTTCAAGATTTATATTAATTTCAAGAGGGGAGGGGTTCAATAGGTTGATTTTTAGCTATTGTCTCCCTTTCTTTTTAAAAGGAAATGTATACATTACATTTGGCGGTGGACCTGATGCCACGCGTAGTAGCGAGAAGAGCCCTCACTACTACTTTAAAAACATGTGGCATCATTTCTTCACCGCTTCTAAGAAAAACAAAAAAAGAGCTAAACGAAGCTCTTTTTTTGTTTTTCTTATTCAATTCTCTCATAGTTTTTTAATGTTTTTAGCATTTGGACGGTTAAATAGCCTTTCCATTCTTGCTTTACACGGGTTTCCCATTCATCTTTATATTGTCCCCATTCCCAAAACGGCTCCCACGAACCATCCTCTTTCTGATTGTTAATTTCATAATCTAAGTTTTTTTGAATGACATCTTCTAATGCATTAAACATCGCTGCATTTGGGCTAGGTGCTAAACTTAGTGGCTTCGCACAATAACCACCCCATTGTGTATGGTCGAGTGTTGCGATATCTCTAATACTATCTCTTAAATATTCAACGATCATCGTTTTCCCTGGATCAGGCATTTCTTCTACTAAACGTAAATAACACAACACTTCATGGTACTCAGGTGTTTTATGTTGATTATCGAGATGTTGAAATACACTTTCTTGAAAAATATGAAACAGCTGCTCTGGAATCGCTTGAGGATAAGCATGATAATATCCTACTATCTCAACACCAGGATTTGCTTGAAAGGAGGTTACATCCTCTGAGTGTTTCCACCAATCGGCATGCGGAAATTCATTCATATGGGACAGCTTAAGCGGCCATGTTTCAAAAGAATAATATGTATCAGTGAAATATTTCATGACAGATTGAATAAAAGGGTGCTCCCATGATGCTTTTACTTCGCGTGCATATTGAAGCGCAACAGTTGATACGATTGGACTAGAGAATTTGGATCGAATATCTGGCTCTAGCCCGTGACCAACGCCACCATCTTCATTTTGATAAAACTGCAACTGCTGCATCACTTCGAGACTTGATCCGCTATTAAAGTGATATTCAAATAAGGCGCGATCAATTGGTCGAGCGTAGTGGTGAATATAATGAACTGCAAGGGCATATTTCTCTTGAGATAGTTTTATCATAATATACACTCCTCTTTTTCTTACGGTGTTTTTGTAGAGAAAAAGCGATTTTAGTAGATATGTATTATTGTACCACATCACATACCAAAAAATGGGAACTTTATAAGGTTTATGCAAGTTGTTTTCTCACGCCGTAATAGTGGAAATCTATATACGATGAAACTTTTAATAGCTTTATAACGTAATACTTTATTGGAGAGATAATTAAATTTGATCAATGTTATATAAAGGAGTAAAGGAGAGAAGAAATGAGTAGCTATGCACTTGAAGTAGAAGGTCTCACGAAAATAGTCGGAGGAAATAAAAGAATAGTAGACGAAGCAACATTTCAAATGGATAAAGGAGAAATTCTTGGGTTACTCGGGCCAAATGGGGCTGGGAAAACGACAACAATACGAATGATTGTCGGTCTCATTAGTAAATCAGAGGGGAAAGTAATTATCAACGGAAGAGATTTAGATAGTGAAGGCCAAAGGTGTAAAGAAGAAATCGGGGCAATTATTGAGAATCCAGCATTCTATGATCATATGTCAGGATTTAAAAATCTAAAGCAGTATGCAAGAATGGCTCGCCAGGAAATTACAGATGAAAGAATAATGGACGTTGTAAAATTAGTGAAGATGGATCATGCCATCCATGACAAAGTGAAAAAATATTCATTAGGTATGAAGCAACGATTAGGAGTTGCTCAAGCTATATTACATAAGCCGGCTGTGCTTATTTTAGATGAACCTACGAATGGACTTGATCCCCAAGGTATACGCGATTTAAGAGACTACTTAAAAATTTTAGCACAACAAGGTACGTCCACACTCGTATCCTCTCACCTATTAAGTGAAATGCAGCTAATGTGTGACCGTGTAGCCATTATGGAGCATGGAAAAATCATTGATGTATCCTCTATCTCCGCACTTAATGATAATGGAGATGAAGATGAGCTGATTGTTTCTTTTAAAGTGAAACAATTAGATGAAGCATCAGCATTGGTCGAAAAAAGTGAATTAGAAGTAACGAATGTAGCAGACGAAAATAATAGTCTTCAATTAAAAATGAAGAGTGAGATGATTCCAAAAATTAACAAGCTATTAGTAGAAAATAATATTGATGTTTATGCGATAGAATCGGCTAAAACATCGTTAGAAGAAAAATTCTTAAAATTAACGACAGTATCGGAAAAAGGGTGAGGGGAGAGTAAGTTATGTGGCAACTATTTAAAAACGAGTGGATAAAGCTTTGGTCGAAGAAACAAAATTGGTTCTTCATAGGAGCTCTTATCATCATTACTATTTTTGTTGGTATTATGCACAATCAGTTAATGAGCGATCCTTATGCCTCGGAAACGGGTGATTGGCAAGTTGGGCTAGAAATGGAAATTGCACATCAGGAAGAAATTATTGCAACGACGGATGAAGAGTGGGAAAAAGAATGGGCACAGGAACTTATAAATGAACATGAGGCCTATTTAGAGGCAGGTGTGGATCCAACTGCAACGACAAATATGACGTTTATTAATAGCACATTATTAGGAATTGCCTCGTTTATAACGTTATTTTCTGTCATCGTTTCAAGTACGATCGTTTCTTCAGAAGTTAATTCGGGGACAATAAAACAATTAGTCATTAGGCCGTATGAGAGATGGCAATTTTTACTTTCAAAGTTTATGATCGTAGTTGTTTATATGCTCATTTTAATCGCTACGTTGTTTATTACTAACTTTTTGATAGGTACCATTTTCTACGAGGCAGGAAGCTTTAGTGATCCAATCATTGAGAGATCCTTTATGGGAGAAACTGCTGAATGGACTGTAGGTCCACTGATTTTTGCAAAAATTGGATTATATATATTAAACACGTTAGTATTTATCGTTATCTCTTTTTCTTTATCAACACTGTTTAAAAATCAGGCATTAGCAGTCGGAATTGGAATATTTACTTTGTTTGCAACGAGTATGCTATCACAATCTTTAGTCTTCTTTTTAGAAGATACCGCATGGTTCAAGTTTATCTTTATTTCACATTTAAACTTACCACAATATGTGGCACAAGAAACACTGATGGAAGGCGTGACGTTGCCGTTTTCTTTAGTTGTTCTTTCTATATACGTCATTGTATTTTTAGCCATTACAACTGTGTTCTTCCAAAAGAGAGATATTGCATACTAATACATGTAGCTTAACAATTGAGGTTGACTTAAAGGTTGATTTTTTACCTATTGAGTCAACCTTTAATCATTCCTTGTAGACACCTTTAATTTTTCAAGAGGCACAGAAAAAGTACAGAGCAACTTTTTACTGTGCAAAATAATTAAAGAGGGACTGAAAAAAGGTAAATATCGAATTCTTTCAAAGGAGGAGATAAGCTATGACGATGCTACTATTTGTTGCATTAGCACTAGGAGTTGTTATGATAACGGCTTTAGAACTGACCGAGTCTTCTACATATGGGAGAGGTATGAAGCCATTTTTGAGAGAGTTTAAGAAGGCATTATACTTTATTCTACCTCTGTTTGTGCTGGCGCTCATCATTTACTATATTTTTCTATTCTAAATGCTCATTTATCTCCTTGTTTGAAATTGAGAGATCGAAGCTAGTATAATAAAGACCTCAATGTAAAAAGGAGTAATTGGAGTGAATATTAAATGAAAAAGCTTGCTCGATGGAGAGATAAATATTTTTTAAGAATGCGTCCCTTATTAATAATGATGGCTACTATCATCCTTCTAGGTGTCATTGTAGAAGCGATATTTCCAAACGACACTACACTGCGTAGTTACATCTTCACAATATTAGGCGGTGCATTCATCGTTGTTTGGTTTATCTTCTCATATTATGTCATATTTTATCTTACGCCGTGGGGGCGTCGTTTAACTAACAAAGACTAAATGGGTCAAGTAAGTAAATACTGATAGAACTTAAACAACACACAAATGATAGCATAAGCAACTCTTATCAACATCATACCTTCAGTAACGAAAAAGAGGGAGAACATAAATCTTTCTCCCTCAAAATATGTTTATTATAAAACTTACTTTTTCATCTTCGGAATGGATAAGTACGTACCAACACGCCAGAACCACTCCATAGGTCCAAATTGATTTCGCTTTAGCCATAATCGACTAATGAACATTTGAATCAAGAAGAGAGCAAGTGCAAGGAGGACACCGATAAACGTACCTAGTTTTCCTAGTAACCCAAACCCATATCCATAGAAGATAGTCGTCATGACGATAGATTGAGCCAAATAGTTGGAAAGTGCCATTCTACCGACGTATCCAAAACCTTTAAAAATCTTCGTTTCTCCTATCTTGTTGAACAGAAGACAAAATGCTGCAATATATCCTAACCCTAATAAAGGACCACCAAGAATATAACCGAAATATTCTAGACTTTCATTAGTAGTAAATACGTTACCTGCTTTTATAATTAAGCCTAAAATGATCGCTATGAAAGCTATTTTCATAAGCGTTGATTTATGGTCATTCGGGTGATGTACCCACCGCTTCTTCGCTAAATAGCCTCCTACTAAAAATAATAGTAACGTTTGAGTAATCATCGTAATAAAGTTAAAAACTGTCATCACAATTGCCATTATTTCACGTTCTAAAGCACTTAATTCGATTCCGTAGTCGATCTTTTCAAATGGACTAGCTGTAAATCGATGGTGAACAATATCTCCATACGTTCCATTACCTAAAACATCCCGTTCATATTCCACATAAGAGTCAAAAGTCACGATAGCTTCATCATCTCCAGGCAATAGTCCAGGTAGGTTTATAAGCGCTGCTATGGCAATGGCCCAGATGAGGAGTGTTTTTGCTTTTCGATTAACAAAAAAGATAAATAAAAAACCTGTAATCGCGTATGTAAGTAAAATGTCTCCATCCCAAATGAAGTATAAATGAACAAAACCCATTACCATTAGTATTAGTAATCTACGAACAAATAACAAGTAAAAAGGACGTTCGCGCTCTTGGGAACGCTCCCAAATCATAATTGCCCCGAAGCCAAATAACATCGAAAAAATAGGATAAAAGCTACCTTGAAAGAACCAACTAATAAAGGTATAAGTTACTTGGTCAATGTTGCTAGTTAATACTGGGGGAATTAACTCCATTCCAAATGTCCCGTATTGAAATGCAAACATATTCACAAGTAATATTCCTAACAAAGCAAATCCTCTTAAACTATCAATGTGATTTAACCTTTTGTTAGAGTCAAGTGGGGTCATCTCAACTTTTGGTTTATTTTGCTGCGTTTGTTGTTCCATTTTTTTCTCCTTTACACTGTTTATCATAATATAGAGTCTAAATATATTATCTTACCAATAATTAGGGAAAGCAATGTAAAGTTGATGAAATTATAATGTCAGATGCTAGTTTATAAGAGGGAAGGGGTTATACAAAGCAATATTCTTGAATTGTCACCTCTAGTATAAAGATTTAATCGGATACTAAAAACGTCAATGTATTTCGAATTGTTTTAGGACAGTTAAAGTTGTTAAATTCCTACATTTTTTACTCTAAAATCCAATCAAACTCATCAATCTTTAATTTTTCCAACAAGTTATTATCATCATGTATTGCCTCGTAGTAATGAGAAGCATTTCTCCTCGTTCCTAGAGGTGCTTCATGAATCCACATGGCTTGATCATCGAACTCTATTTTAAAAACGGCTTCCCTAAGATTATCGAGATCATCTTGTTTATAGCCGCCATAAATTCTTAATGTGTATTTCTCATCATAATGTATATAGATATTTCTATCTCGTTTAAGATTTACACTTTCGAAAAGATGAAGAACATTTTGAATTTCATCCTCTGCATGAAATGTCACTTGAGCTCTATCAGCTCCTCTAATAAATTCAACTTTATCAATCTCAGTAGCATTGAGTTTTTCTAATACTTCTTCAGTGAATGTCGTATACATCATATTACTAGTGATGAATGATATATTAATGATACCAATAACAAAAAAAATCATGATAGCAACTGTAGCTACATATTTTTTCCCCTCTAAATAGATTCGTTCCAGAGTGGCTCTAAAAGTAAAAAGTACGATAGCAAAGCTCACCCAGAACCACATCATATCATTGTAGTTGGTTTGGTCCATTACCAAAAACAGAATTAAGAGTGCGGTAATGGCAATGACTAATTCACCTATTTTACTTAAGTAGTTTCCACTCGTTTCTGATAGTTTTTTTATTTCACCTTTTACAAGCTTCTTTTCAGCAATTTTCTCAAAAATCGTTATAAAAATAGCTAATAAAGACAGTAGTGTATAAAACATGAATAAAATCCTCCTGTGGGGATAGGCTTTTTTGCAAACTGGTACTTTAAAATCATATCAACACTTACAAAAATATCCAACAGTCTTGTGATCTACATAAATCTATGTAATCAAATTTTATATCTGGAATAAAATGTTAAAATACTATGGGGGAGTGTATTTCCCTCCTAATTCATACTCGATAGGAGATGTAAGATGATGAAGGCTGTTTTATTTGATCTAGATAATACATTGTTAGACCGTGACGCATCTGTAAGAAGCTTTGTGAGTCACCAATATGATAGGTTAAGTAATTATTTAAATCATATTCCGAAAGAAACTTATATTAATAGATTTATACATATAGAACAGCGAGGATACGTATGGAAGGATATAGTGTATCAACAATTAGTCGAAGAATTTATTATCAGAGAAATTTCCTCAGATGAACTGCTTCAAGATTATATAATGGAATTTAGAAATCACTGTATTCCTTTCCCAAACTTAAATGCAATGCTAGATTCTCTGAAAGAGAGTCAACTTTTACTAGGGATTATTACGAATGGAAAAGGGAAATTCCAGATGGATAACATAAAAGCACTAAAAATTGAGGATTACTTCGATTTAATTTTAATTTCAGAATGGGAAAATCTTAAAAAACCTGATCCAAGAATATTTCAAAGAGCGTTAGAGCAACTAAATGTGCGGGCAAAGAGTAGTTTTTTTGTTGGTGATCACCCTCAAAATGATATTGATGGTGCTCATAGAGTAAACATGAAGACGATTTGGAAAAGAGATCACCAATGGTGCGATGTACATGCAGATTTCATCATTGATGATTTGATTGAAATACCTGCAATCATCCACAAGGATAATATTTCACAAATATAAGTATTTGTGAAATGTTTTAAAAAAGAAAAGGCTATTAATATTTTGCGAGTCTTCTTATAATATTAGAAAGTAAAAGTAATGATTCAAACTGGAGGAGAAAAAATGAGGTGGGTTAAAGAAGATTTTTTAATAAGTGATGATGTATCTACCATTGATTTAGAAATTGTAGTAAGTCTTCTTTCAACAACATATTGGGCGGCAAAAAGGGATAGGGAAACAATAAAAAAGAGTATAGAAGGTTCTGTTGTTTTTGGTCTATATCATAGTAATAACCAAATTGGTTTTGCAAGGGTAGTGACAGATAAGGCTACTTTTTCTTGGGTAATGGATGTCGTTATAGACGAAGCCTATAGAGAGAGAAAACTCGGCACGTGGTTAATGGAGTGTATATTAGATCATCCACATATTAAGCATACATCTTTTGGGTTAGCTACAAAGGATGCTCAAAGTTTTTACAGAAAATTTAACTTCTATGAAGAGGAATGTATGCGAAGACGATAAGCTATCTTTTCCTATATGGAAAATCATTTATTTCAAGGTCGCCTATCATTTTACAAAATAATATATAATGGAATGGACATGTTTTAATAATGATTTTTAACTGAAGGTTGGAGGATATTTACGAATGACATTTATAAAGGAAATGATTAGTTGGGTAAAATCTATTGCAGTAGCTCTCGTACTAGCAGTATTGATTAGTATTTTTGTCGTGCAACCTTTTAAAGTTGATGGCAGCTCCATGGAGCCGACATTAATGGGGGCGGATAATCAGCATGATAGTAGTGCAGATCGTCTATTCGTTTTAAAAACACCATATTTATTCGGGGCGACACCAAACTTTGGTGACATTGTTATTGTTGATAGTCGCTTAAATAATGAAAGATCATGGAAGGATGTTCTGCTAGAAAACCAACTCATCTCACTTTTTACAGATAGGGAAGAATCGAATGATTATATGTGGGTAAAGCGTGTGATCGGCGAGCCTGGAGATGTACTAGAAATGAATGGTGGGCGTTTATATCGCAATGGGGAGCTTCTTGAAGAAGAGTATATAAAAGAAAATATACAAGGTAACTTCGAAAAGGTGGTTGTTCCTGAAGATAATGTTTTTGTCATGGGAGATAACCGAAATAACAGCATGGATAGTCGAAGTATCGGGCCAATACCAACAGAACACGTAATAGGAAGAGCATTTTTAAGATATTTTCCTTTTAATAAAATGGGGAATTTTTAATGGGCAAGAGGATAACGGCAATTTTAGTTTCAGCTTTGGCGTTATCCTCTGTAAGAAGCTTGAGTCGATTTCGATTAATGTTTGTACTTATTGACATACTTGCCGTGATCTGGAATGGCGATATGTTCAAAGTCGTTTACTAGCTTCTCTAAGCTATTCGTTAAAAGTTCACCTGATGCAGGCGGACCATGTCCAGTTACAGCTAAAGCTGGATGTAGTGATGCTAGTTTTTTTACAGAGTTCCAAGCTGCTTGCCAATCAGTAGTTAAGTATCTAGGTGGCCCACTAATTTCAAACTCTTGTGTAAATACTTTGTATAAATATTCTTGTTTTACAGTAACGAATGCATCACCAACGAGGAGTGAATGA is a window from the Evansella cellulosilytica DSM 2522 genome containing:
- a CDS encoding DUF4181 domain-containing protein; this encodes MFYTLLSLLAIFITIFEKIAEKKLVKGEIKKLSETSGNYLSKIGELVIAITALLILFLVMDQTNYNDMMWFWVSFAIVLFTFRATLERIYLEGKKYVATVAIMIFFVIGIINISFITSNMMYTTFTEEVLEKLNATEIDKVEFIRGADRAQVTFHAEDEIQNVLHLFESVNLKRDRNIYIHYDEKYTLRIYGGYKQDDLDNLREAVFKIEFDDQAMWIHEAPLGTRRNASHYYEAIHDDNNLLEKLKIDEFDWILE
- a CDS encoding HAD family hydrolase; translation: MMKAVLFDLDNTLLDRDASVRSFVSHQYDRLSNYLNHIPKETYINRFIHIEQRGYVWKDIVYQQLVEEFIIREISSDELLQDYIMEFRNHCIPFPNLNAMLDSLKESQLLLGIITNGKGKFQMDNIKALKIEDYFDLILISEWENLKKPDPRIFQRALEQLNVRAKSSFFVGDHPQNDIDGAHRVNMKTIWKRDHQWCDVHADFIIDDLIEIPAIIHKDNISQI
- a CDS encoding GNAT family N-acetyltransferase codes for the protein MRWVKEDFLISDDVSTIDLEIVVSLLSTTYWAAKRDRETIKKSIEGSVVFGLYHSNNQIGFARVVTDKATFSWVMDVVIDEAYRERKLGTWLMECILDHPHIKHTSFGLATKDAQSFYRKFNFYEEECMRRR
- the lepB gene encoding signal peptidase I: MTFIKEMISWVKSIAVALVLAVLISIFVVQPFKVDGSSMEPTLMGADNQHDSSADRLFVLKTPYLFGATPNFGDIVIVDSRLNNERSWKDVLLENQLISLFTDREESNDYMWVKRVIGEPGDVLEMNGGRLYRNGELLEEEYIKENIQGNFEKVVVPEDNVFVMGDNRNNSMDSRSIGPIPTEHVIGRAFLRYFPFNKMGNF